A part of Vulpes lagopus strain Blue_001 chromosome 4, ASM1834538v1, whole genome shotgun sequence genomic DNA contains:
- the LOC121488722 gene encoding uncharacterized protein LOC121488722, protein MRALSVREGTWEVYFVSVALSTCCGCLLANPTQVRAGPSVRRHVQPEELACCPQGYAGSPALEPDELSQAEGQRLGSHRLTGGADVRSPKLSWRVQGQQTGGPGGKHPTLPFFLALLYPALGAWSRQNPLRISCRRGALVLRGGPPAGAGTHLSARTLCQMRLRVTVFITASSWHCVEASSDILVCCSCTSKRDCLIQAWQQAHTCCHSGDFCLL, encoded by the exons ATGCGTGCCCTGTCCGTGCGGGAGGGCACCTGGG AAGTTTATTTCGTCTCAGTGGCCTTAAGCACCTGCTGTGGTTGCCTTTTGGCAAATCCCACACAAGTGAGAGCCGGCCCAAGCGTCAGGCGGCATGTTCAACCGGAGGAGCTGGCGTGCTGCCCTCAGGGCTACGCGGGcagcccagccctggagccagACGAGCTAAGTCAAGCAGAGGGGCAGCGGCTTGGGAGTCACAGGCTGACCGGTGGAGCTGATGTCCGGTCCCCAAAGCTGAGCTGGAGGGTGCAGGGGCAGCAGACTGGCGGGCCCGGCGGCAAGCACCCCACACTGCCATTCTTCCTGGCCTTGCTGTACCCTGCCCTCGGGGCCTGGAGCCGACAG AACCCTCTGAGGATAAGCTGCAGACGTGGTGCCCTGGTGTTGAGGGGCGGCCCTCCTGCAGGTGCTGGCACCCACCTCTCGGCCCGCACCCTGTGCCAGATGCGCCTCCGCGTGACAGTCTTCATCACAGCTTCCAGCTGGCATTGTGTCGAAGCCTCCAGTGACATCTTGGTTTGCTGTTCATGCACGAGCAAAAGAGATTGCCTCATCCAGGCCTGGCAGCAGGCCCACACCTGCTGTCATT
- the PURB gene encoding transcriptional activator protein Pur-beta, protein MADGDSGSERGGGGGPGGFQPVARGGEQETQELASKRLDIQNKRFYLDVKQNAKGRFLKIAEVGAGGSKSRLTLSMAVAAEFRDYLGDFIEHYAQLGPSSPEQVAAAAAGAEEGGGPRRALKSEFLVRENRKYYLDLKENQRGRFLRIRQTVNRGGGGPGPGGLQSGQTIALPAQGLIEFRDALAKLIDDYGGDDDELAGGAGGGAGGAGGGLYGELPEGTSITVDSKRFFFDVGCNKYGVFLRVSEVKPSYRNAITVPFKAWGKFGGAFCRYADEMKEIQERQRDKLYERRGGDESEGEEVDED, encoded by the coding sequence ATGGCGGACGGCGATAGCGGTAGCgaacgcggcggcggcggcgggcccggcGGCTTCCAGCCCGTGGCCCGCGGCGGCGAGCAGGAGACGCAGGAGCTAGCCTCGAAGCGGCTGGACATCCAGAACAAGCGCTTCTACCTGGACGTGAAACAGAACGCCAAGGGTCGCTTCTTGAAGATCGCCGAGGTGGGCGCGGGGGGCTCCAAAAGCCGCCTGACGCTGTCCATGGCGGTGGCCGCCGAGTTCCGCGACTACCTGGGCGACTTCATCGAGCACTACGCGCAGCTGGGCCCCAGCAGCCCCGAgcaggtggcggcggcggcggcgggcgccgAGGAGGGCGGCGGGCCGCGGCGCGCGCTCAAGAGCGAGTTCCTGGTGCGCGAGAACCGCAAGTACTACCTGGACCTGAAGGAGAACCAGCGCGGCCGCTTCCTGCGCATCCGCCAGACGGTGaaccgcggcggcggcggcccggggcccGGCGGCCTGCAGAGCGGCCAGACCATCGCGCTGCCGGCGCAGGGCCTCATCGAGTTCCGGGACGCGCTGGCCAAGCTCATCGACGACTACGGCGGCGACGACGACGAGctggcggggggcgcgggcggcggcgcggggggcgcgggcggcggcctGTACGGAGAGCTCCCGGAGGGCACGTCCATCACCGTGGACTCCAAGCGATTCTTCTTCGACGTGGGTTGCAACAAGTACGGCGTGTTCCTGCGCGTGAGCGAGGTGAAGCCGTCCTACCGGAACGCCATCACCGTGCCCTTCAAGGCCTGGGGCAAGTTCGGGGGCGCCTTCTGCCGGTACGCCGACGAGATGAAGGAGATCCAGGAACGGCAGCGCGATAAGCTGTACGAGCGCCGCGGCGGGGACGAGTCGGAGGGCGAGGAGGTGGACGAGGATTGA